CCTAATAAAACCGCACGACGCATAGGGGGTTGTGTTTCATCCGCTACTAATTTGGCAATATTTTGCTGGCCTTGTAAGGGGTTTTCTAGATTTAATAAAAGTGCAGGACCAATATCATCATAGTTGCCAAATATCTGCTCTTTTTTACTGTTAAGGTGCTTTTGCGACCATTGATTATCTTTGTCTTCATGGCAATCTAAACATACGTTAGGCGTACCTAATGCTTCGCTTACCCACGGATTAGGAATACGATAAGCATGGTCACGGCGATCATCCACTCCCATATATCGAGTCGTTGGCATATGGCAATCGATACACAATGCACCTTCTGATCCACTTTTATGTAAGGTGTGCTCTGGTGTATCAAACTCTGTTGCTAAGTGGCATTGTGCACATAAATTATTGTCTTGTGTTAGTACTTTACCTGTGTGAGGTTCATGGCAGTTACTACAAGTAACGCCAGCAGCAGCCATTTTGCTTTGGCTGAATGAACCATACACGTAAACTTCATCTAATATCTGTCCATCTGCATGATATAGCTCAGGCACGGCTAAACGCGGAATATAATGCTCAGTAAAATCGCCAGGATCATTGGCATCACTTAACGCTACACGGCGACTATGACATGAAGCGCACTGATCAGTTTGACCATGGTCTATCGAGAAAGGAATTTTTTCTAATCGTTCAGCGGTAGTTTCTCCGGACTTGAAAAACCAGTTCCCTTTTTTGTGTTGTTGCATTTCAAAACCCGCATTCGCTTTTGACTTTTTCTGCTCAGAGGTTAATTGAATATGTGTTTCTGCTGGTCCATGGCATGCTTCACAACTTACATTAACTTCATTAAATGTGGTTTGGTAAGTATCTTTATCAACACTATAACCACGCTTTAAATCTGTCGAGTGACATGAGGCACAGCGAGCGTTCCAGTTATTAAATTGCCCTTTCCAATAAAAAGGACTGTCAGTTTCATGCGTTTCTTCATACAAGTTATACCAACGTTGTCCGCCCTTGCTTTTTTCTCTCGAGTCCCAAGCAACGGTATAAGCCTGTAAACGCCCTCCGCCAATATCAACGAGAATTTGCTGTAATGGATAATATGCGAAAACATAAGGTACTCGAAAGCGCTCTCCAGCTTTGCCTATCTCCCCTGTTTCAATATAGAAACCTTGTTTGTCTTGATTAAAGATCGTCCAACCACTATCTGACTCAAAACGGCTATTATTGAAATCACCTAACACCGTCTCTTTACTAGCTATTTGCATCGCTTTTTGATGATCCGACAGTTGCCAATTTTCAACTTCCTCTTGATGGCACTCAATGCAACTCGCATTCCCGACATAATTCACTTGTGCTTTTACATCACCATTTGCCGATGCAAAAGGAGTATAAAAAAAGCAGTAAAGCCCTAAACAGTAAAATAAAAAAGTAAAAACAGAAAAAGGTACGGTATTGCTTGGCATTAATAACTCACTTTAATATTTAATCTGATAAAAGGTTTATATATAACGGTCGCATCTAAAACTAAAATATAACCTAAATAATAACAATACTATCAATAAGATAATGGTTAAATAAACTCACATCTGTTTACTCAATCGCAAAAATAGATTTTATAATTTA
The DNA window shown above is from Psychromonas sp. psych-6C06 and carries:
- a CDS encoding ammonia-forming cytochrome c nitrite reductase subunit c552, whose amino-acid sequence is MPSNTVPFSVFTFLFYCLGLYCFFYTPFASANGDVKAQVNYVGNASCIECHQEEVENWQLSDHQKAMQIASKETVLGDFNNSRFESDSGWTIFNQDKQGFYIETGEIGKAGERFRVPYVFAYYPLQQILVDIGGGRLQAYTVAWDSREKSKGGQRWYNLYEETHETDSPFYWKGQFNNWNARCASCHSTDLKRGYSVDKDTYQTTFNEVNVSCEACHGPAETHIQLTSEQKKSKANAGFEMQQHKKGNWFFKSGETTAERLEKIPFSIDHGQTDQCASCHSRRVALSDANDPGDFTEHYIPRLAVPELYHADGQILDEVYVYGSFSQSKMAAAGVTCSNCHEPHTGKVLTQDNNLCAQCHLATEFDTPEHTLHKSGSEGALCIDCHMPTTRYMGVDDRRDHAYRIPNPWVSEALGTPNVCLDCHEDKDNQWSQKHLNSKKEQIFGNYDDIGPALLLNLENPLQGQQNIAKLVADETQPPMRRAVLLGHINMSKVENMQLLNELANSPQSLVKLGVISVLERSSKQLQLQVGFGLLYDDDKNVRLQAIKLLAPAFRGQLPKKAQKPMQDALLEAVTTYQKQQDLLSAQMALADLAYKIGDLEQAQIQYLNAINLQSSFLPSKLNLASIYRETNQLDKARRLLQEILKVVPDHAMALHNLGLVYVVKRDWPKALNALLKAKQQEPDNARFSFVYVLALEASGDIQGALKELQVLEQRTPGDPALKTLRNRLTQ